Proteins encoded together in one Anopheles darlingi chromosome 3, idAnoDarlMG_H_01, whole genome shotgun sequence window:
- the LOC125954786 gene encoding uncharacterized protein LOC125954786 isoform X4, whose amino-acid sequence MNRTLHGFYGRNGREARNRAEKNRRDKLNGSIQELSAMVPHVAESPRRVDKTAVLRFSAHGLRVDYVFGKSKPEPSVKQEIQDSLFQMLNGFLLTVTCRGQIVLVSASVEQFLGHCQMDLYGQNLFSITHPDDHALLKQQLIPSNLGNLYDGTTAGSSLVTVGRSPTRLEGGSGSTSHGSNTRDDEDDIDRRLGQDKRRFTIRLARAGPRSETTTYELVTIDGCFRRADSAPQPAGTAKQQHQQQQQQQQHQQQGSGSSAMQMIRRARGRDDSMPLHSINGNDIVLIGIARVMKMPSICDRLIEACKYEYKTRHLIDGRIVQCDQRISIVAGYLTDEVSGLSPFTFMHRDDVRWVIVALRQMYDCNQNGESCYRLMARTGDFIYLKTRGYLEVDNDTKVVQSFVCINTLVSEEEGQRMVREMKRKFSVIVDKVELPDESGEPVVENPNQIEEAVLNLITNLQPDSDDKLLMTMPASPASSIKSGGLGDGVPLAIVAPEKDSVKSAIVKSMNVVSIAAKTMRQSRRPSEVAEWSPMGGDQHCSNSSSSSSSCSTSTNVASPAGRTVADGPLSPAVVHSPSSLPHRPTVLQKGNTENRPQQAGSPSMTDAPRVPPLPTSEHYFTQPFSPSTGVSGGSVPLPVLSPASSLHSQRSNAHSPYSGYGGSVPSPPAFSGRIASGGYEGSGSGTRTTSVLKRTYSNSSISSLASSENFGDFESITGDSKRIKPSTVPTELTACYKDLINPSTDLTSFLPSSFEALDQSLLTMESTTASIREQVGNYPTLQDSHEQRLERIAEEQQEQREMLQSIQQEYRFQIHTNGGNAANVVGGVRANSVGEGGGGGGGGNATPQRTTSAVVTSMIHSVITTSAMRTSYSGGASAGPKLEPGS is encoded by the exons ATGAATCGAACTTTGCATGGATTCTACGGCAG AAATGGGCGCGAGGCACGCAACCGAGCGGAAAAGAACCGCCGCGACAAGCTTAATGGATCGATACAGGAACTATCGGCGATGGTGCCGCACGTCGCCGAATCGCCACGGCGCGTCGACAAGACGGCCGTGCTGCGGTTTTCGGCCCACGGTCTGCGGGTAGATTATG TGTTTGGCAAATCAAAACCGGAGCCATCGGTCAAACAGGAAATCCAGGATTCGCTGTTCCAGATGCTGAACGGGTTTCTGCTGACGGTCACGTGCCGAGGTCAGATCGTACTAGTGTCCGCCTCGGTCGAACAGTTCCTGGGCCACTGTCAG ATGGATCTTTATGGGCAAAATTTGTTCAGCATCACGCACCCGGACGATCATGCACTGTTGAAGCAGCAACTGATACCGTCCAATCTCGGCAACCTGTACGATGGTACGACAGCGGGATCATCCTTGGTCACCGTTGGTCGAAGCCCGACGAGACTCGAaggcggcagtggcagtaccAGTCACGGATCGAATACGcgcgacgatgaagatgacaTCGATCGGAGGCTGGGACAGGACAAGCGGCGGTTCACCATTCG GTTGGCACGTGCAGGTCCACGGTCAGAGACGACAACCTACGAATTAGTGACCATCGATGGATGCTTTCGGCGAGCTGATTCGGCACCCCAACCCGCAGGCACcgcgaaacaacaacatcagcagcagcagcagcagcagcaacaccagcaacagggTAGCGGATCGTCCGCTATGCAAATGATACGACGTGCCCGGGGCCGGGATGACAGTATGCCGTTGCATAGCATCAACGGGAATGATATT GTTTTAATAGGCATAGCGCGTGTAATGAAGATGCCATCTATCTGTGATCGTTTGATTGAGGCTTGCAAGTATGAGTACAAAACGCGCCATCTGATCGACGGGCGTATCGTGCAATGTGACCAGCGGATATCGATTGTAGCCGGTTACCTGACGGACGAGGTATCGGGCCTTTCCCCCTTCACCTTCATGCATCGGGACGATGTCCGTTGGGTGATTGTAGCCTTGCGACAAA tGTACGATTGCAACCAGAATGGGGAATCATGCTACCGGTTGATGGCCCGTACCGGTGATTTTATCTATCTGAAGacacggggctacctggaggTGGACAACGATACCAAAGTGGTGCAGTCGTTTGTGTGCATCAATACGCTCGTCTCGGAAGAGGAAGGCCAGCGGATGGTGCGCGAGATGAAGCGCAAATTCTCCGTCATCGTCGACAAGGTGGAGCTGCCTGATGAGAGTGGTGAGCCCGTGGTGGAGAATCCGAATCAGATTGAGGAAGCGGTGTTGAATCTGATCACCAATCTGCAGCCAGACAGTGACGATaagctgctgatgacgatgccgGCGTCACCGGCCAGTAGCATTAAATCCGGAGGTTTAGGTGATGGAGTTCCGTTGGCGATTGTTGCACCGGAAAAGGACTCAGTCAAGTCAGCGATCGTGAAAAGCATGAATGTTGTTTCGATCGCCGCAAAAACGATGCGCCAATCAAGACGCCCATCGGAGGTCGCCGAATGGTCACCGATGGGTGGCGATCAGCActgtagcaacagtagcagtagcagtagcagctgtagTACAAGCACTAATGTAGCCAGCCCCGCTGGACGAACGGTGGCTGATGGGCCACTGTCACCGGCGGTAGTTcattcaccatcatcattacctcATAGACCGACCGTGCTGCAGAAGGGAAACACGGAAAATAGACCGCAACAGGCGGGTTCACCGTCAATGACGGACGCGCCAAGAGTGCCTCCGTTGCCGACCTCGGAACATTATTTCACGCAACCGTTCTCCCCGTCGACGGGTGTCAGTGGTGGCTCGGTTCCGCTGCCCGTTCTGTCCCCGGCCTCATCGCTTCACAGTCAGCGAAGCAATGCTCATAGTCCGTACAGTGGATACGGAGGAAGTGTCCCTTCTCCACCGGCCTTCAGTGGACGAATTGCTAGCGGAGGTTACGAGGGATCGGGCAGTGGTACTCGCACAACGAGCGTCCTAAAGCGCACGTACAGTaatagcagcatcagcagtctAGCATCTTCGGAAAATTTTGGTGACTTTGAATCCATTACGGGCGATAGTAAGCGAATCAAACCGAGCACTGTTCCGACGGAGCTAACCGCTTGCTACAAAGACCTGATCAATCCAAGCACCG ACTTGACCTCATTTCTACCGAGCTCGTTTGAAGCTCTTGATCAGTCGCTCCTCACAATGGAATCAACGACGGCTAGTATACGTGAACAGGTCGGCAACTATCCAACGCTTCAGGATTCGCATGAACAACGATTGGAGCGGATAGCG GAagaacaacaagaacagcGTGAGATGCTACAGTCAATTCAACAGGAGTACCGTTTTCAGATACACACCAATGGTGGAAACGCCGCAaacgttgttggtggtgtgcgagCAAACTCCGttggcgaaggaggaggaggcggaggaggaggaaatgccACCCCACAAAGAACTACCTCGGCAGTCGTTACATCGATGATACACTCGGTCATCACAACGAGTGCAATGCGAACGTCTTAcagtggtggtgcttcggCCGGTCCCAAGCTGGAACCAGGGAGTTAA